In a genomic window of Sarcophilus harrisii chromosome 4, mSarHar1.11, whole genome shotgun sequence:
- the C4H1orf210 gene encoding type III endosome membrane protein TEMP has product MTEANTTSPESLMTSAEPEAGTGAATTAWPALVGVILAAVLLSLLIALAAKCHVCHQHRASYGHRPLSGSGKSVTFGLPPDDDKDDDGFIEDNYIQPEAEESRPGISEGPFSL; this is encoded by the exons ATGACAGAAGCAAACACCA CAAGTCCAGAGTCCTTAATGACCTCTGCTGAACCAGAGGCAGGGACGGGGGCTGCGACCACTGCCTGGCCTGCTCTGGTGGGGGTGATCCTCGCAGCTGTGCTGCTCTCTCTCCTTATTGCTTTGGCTGCCAAGTGCCATGTCTGCCACCAGCACCGCGCCAGCTATGGCCACCGTCCACTCTCTGGGTCAGGGAAGAGTGTTACTTTTGGGCTACCACCCGATGATGATAAGGATGACGACGGCTTCATTGAGGACAACTACATCCAGCCAGAGGCTGAGGAGTCAAGGCCAGGAATCAGTGAGGGTCCATTTTCCCTCTGA